In one window of Azoarcus olearius DNA:
- the gpmA gene encoding 2,3-diphosphoglycerate-dependent phosphoglycerate mutase has translation MYKIVLLRHGESTWNKENRFTGWTDVDLTELGVGEARAAGQLLKREGYSFDLAFTSVLKRANKTLNIVLEELDALWLPVEHSWRLNERHYGALQGLNKAETAAKFGDDQVLVWRRSYDIPPPALEEGDERLNYDDPRYGSLPRARFPRTECLADTVARVVPYWETVIVPQILSGRRILIAAHGNSLRALIKYLDGISDGDIVGLNIPTAQPLVYELDVNLKPVKSYYLADEDTIRAAQAAVAGQGKAKG, from the coding sequence ATGTACAAGATCGTCCTGCTTCGCCACGGTGAATCCACCTGGAACAAGGAAAACCGCTTCACCGGCTGGACCGACGTCGACCTCACCGAACTCGGGGTGGGCGAGGCCCGCGCGGCGGGCCAGTTGCTCAAGCGCGAAGGCTACAGCTTCGATCTCGCCTTCACGTCGGTGCTCAAGCGCGCCAACAAGACGCTGAACATCGTGCTCGAGGAACTCGACGCGCTGTGGCTGCCGGTCGAGCATTCGTGGCGCCTGAACGAACGTCACTACGGCGCGCTGCAGGGCCTGAACAAGGCCGAGACGGCAGCCAAGTTCGGCGACGACCAGGTGCTGGTGTGGCGCCGTTCCTACGACATCCCGCCGCCGGCGCTGGAAGAAGGCGACGAGCGTCTGAACTATGACGATCCGCGCTACGGTTCGCTGCCGCGCGCGCGCTTCCCGCGCACCGAATGCCTGGCCGACACCGTGGCTCGCGTCGTGCCGTACTGGGAAACCGTGATCGTGCCGCAGATCCTCTCCGGCCGCCGGATCCTGATCGCGGCGCACGGCAACAGCCTGCGCGCCCTCATCAAGTACCTCGATGGCATTTCCGACGGCGACATCGTCGGGCTCAATATTCCCACGGCGCAGCCGCTGGTCTATGAACTTGATGTGAACCTCAAGCCGGTCAAGAGCTACTACCTCGCCGACGAGGACACCATCCGCGCGGCTCAGGCCGCCGTGGCCGGGCAGGGCAAGGCAAAGGGCTGA
- the ribD gene encoding bifunctional diaminohydroxyphosphoribosylaminopyrimidine deaminase/5-amino-6-(5-phosphoribosylamino)uracil reductase RibD, giving the protein MTFSAADHAAMARALALAANGLCTTTPNPRVGCVLVRDGEIVGEGWHQRAGEAHAEVHALRAAGERAAGATAYVTLEPCSHFGRTPPCCEALVAAGVRRVVAAMEDPNPLVAGSGLARLRAAGIDTAHGLLESEARELNIGFISRMTRGRPWVRLKAAATLDGKTALANGVSQWITGEAARSDGHRWRARACAILTGIGTVREDDPQLTVRGVPCERQPLRVVVDARLEIGREARILQGAPVLIATAIEEGERAAELRAAGHEVLSLANEAGKVALPALLQALAARGINELHVEAGFKLNGSLLREGCVDELLLYMAPMLVGDSAQGMFNLSALTSLDQALRLDVRDMRRIGEDFRVLARLRA; this is encoded by the coding sequence ATGACCTTTTCGGCGGCTGACCACGCCGCCATGGCGCGCGCGCTCGCGCTCGCTGCCAACGGCCTCTGTACCACCACCCCCAATCCGCGCGTCGGCTGTGTGCTGGTACGCGACGGTGAGATCGTCGGCGAAGGCTGGCATCAGCGCGCCGGCGAAGCCCATGCCGAGGTCCATGCCCTGCGCGCCGCCGGCGAGCGTGCGGCAGGCGCCACGGCCTACGTCACGCTCGAACCCTGCTCCCACTTCGGCCGCACCCCGCCGTGCTGCGAGGCGCTGGTCGCAGCCGGCGTCCGCCGCGTCGTCGCGGCCATGGAAGACCCCAACCCGCTGGTCGCCGGCAGCGGCCTCGCGCGACTGCGCGCAGCCGGCATCGACACCGCCCACGGCCTGCTCGAAAGCGAGGCGCGCGAACTCAACATCGGCTTCATCTCGCGCATGACCCGCGGTCGTCCCTGGGTGCGGCTGAAAGCGGCGGCGACGCTCGACGGCAAGACCGCACTCGCCAATGGGGTCAGCCAGTGGATTACCGGAGAAGCCGCGCGCAGCGACGGCCATCGCTGGCGCGCGCGCGCCTGCGCCATCCTGACCGGGATCGGCACCGTACGCGAAGACGATCCCCAACTCACGGTGCGCGGGGTTCCGTGCGAACGCCAGCCGCTACGCGTCGTGGTGGATGCACGGCTCGAGATCGGGCGCGAAGCGCGCATCCTGCAGGGCGCGCCCGTCCTCATTGCCACGGCCATCGAAGAAGGCGAGCGCGCGGCGGAACTGCGCGCCGCCGGCCACGAAGTGCTGTCGCTCGCCAACGAGGCAGGCAAGGTTGCGCTGCCCGCACTGCTGCAGGCGCTGGCAGCACGCGGCATCAACGAACTGCACGTCGAGGCCGGCTTCAAACTCAACGGCTCGTTGCTGCGCGAAGGGTGCGTGGACGAACTGTTGCTGTATATGGCGCCGATGCTGGTCGGGGACAGTGCGCAGGGCATGTTCAACCTGAGCGCACTGACTTCGCTGGATCAGGCCCTGCGGCTCGACGTCCGGGATATGCGCCGGATCGGCGAAGACTTCCGCGTCCTAGCCCGCCTGCGCGCTTAG
- a CDS encoding S41 family peptidase: MGSKLKQFGLVMTGVVAGVMISLNFSANADKAALAPLPVEELRAFADVFNAIKQGYVEPVEDKKLVTHAISGMLSGLDPHSAYLDAEAFKDLQVGTQGEFGGLGIEVGMEDGFVKVVSPIEDTPAYRAGVKAGDLIVKLDDTPVKGMNLNDAVKRMRGKPKTDITLTIMRKGESRPIVLTLTREVIKVQSVKSKVIEPGYGYVRVAQFQENTGASLVQHLDKLSKEGQLKGLVLDLRNDPGGLLNGAVGVAAAFLPPEAQVVSTDGRTEDAKRQYRATPEDYLRGSRDDYLKALPRGIKDVPMVVLVNGGSASASEIVAGALQDHKRAVVMGTQTFGKGSVQTILPLNSNTAIKLTTARYYTPSGRSIQAKGIEPDIVVEEGANGSARRVREADLQGHLGNDRDPEAERKLQATKNGEHKPGEDDDEAQPRFEIAGKDDNQLAQAINLLKGLQIVQNKK, translated from the coding sequence ATGGGCAGCAAGCTGAAACAGTTCGGCCTCGTCATGACTGGCGTCGTGGCCGGCGTGATGATCAGTCTCAATTTCTCGGCCAATGCCGACAAGGCCGCGCTCGCGCCGCTGCCCGTGGAGGAATTGCGCGCCTTCGCAGACGTCTTCAACGCCATCAAGCAGGGCTATGTCGAGCCGGTCGAGGACAAGAAACTCGTCACTCACGCGATCAGCGGCATGCTCAGCGGGCTCGATCCGCATTCCGCCTATCTCGATGCCGAAGCCTTCAAGGACCTGCAGGTCGGCACCCAGGGCGAGTTTGGCGGCCTCGGCATCGAGGTCGGCATGGAGGACGGCTTCGTCAAGGTGGTGTCGCCGATCGAGGACACGCCGGCTTACCGCGCCGGAGTCAAGGCGGGCGACCTGATCGTCAAGCTCGACGACACGCCGGTAAAGGGCATGAACCTCAACGACGCCGTCAAGCGCATGCGCGGCAAGCCCAAGACCGACATCACCCTCACCATCATGCGCAAGGGCGAGTCGCGTCCCATCGTGCTGACGCTGACGCGCGAAGTCATCAAGGTGCAGAGCGTCAAGTCCAAGGTCATCGAACCCGGCTATGGTTATGTGCGGGTCGCCCAGTTCCAGGAAAACACCGGGGCCTCGCTGGTGCAGCACCTCGACAAGCTGAGCAAGGAAGGGCAGCTCAAGGGGCTGGTGCTCGACCTGCGCAACGATCCGGGCGGGTTGTTGAATGGCGCGGTCGGCGTGGCGGCGGCCTTCCTGCCGCCGGAGGCCCAGGTGGTCTCTACCGACGGCCGTACCGAGGATGCCAAGCGCCAGTACCGCGCCACCCCGGAGGACTATCTCCGCGGCTCGCGTGACGACTACCTGAAGGCGCTGCCGCGCGGCATCAAGGACGTGCCGATGGTGGTGCTGGTCAACGGTGGTTCGGCGTCCGCGTCGGAGATCGTTGCCGGCGCGCTGCAGGATCACAAGCGCGCCGTCGTGATGGGCACCCAGACTTTCGGCAAGGGGTCGGTGCAGACCATCCTGCCGCTCAACAGCAACACCGCGATCAAGCTGACCACCGCACGCTACTACACGCCCAGTGGCCGCTCCATCCAGGCCAAGGGTATCGAGCCCGACATCGTGGTCGAGGAAGGCGCCAACGGTTCTGCGCGCCGCGTGCGCGAGGCGGACCTCCAGGGCCACCTCGGCAACGACCGCGACCCGGAGGCCGAGCGCAAGCTGCAGGCCACCAAGAACGGCGAGCACAAGCCGGGCGAGGACGACGACGAGGCGCAGCCGCGCTTCGAGATCGCGGGCAAGGACGACAACCAGCTCGCGCAGGCGATCAACCTGCTCAAGGGACTGCAGATCGTCCAGAATAAGAAATAA
- a CDS encoding FAD-dependent oxidoreductase: MSEKFDVIVVGAGASGNAAAYTLARSGLKVLQIERGESPGAKNVQGAILYSDALERIIPDFREEAPLERHIIEQRMWVMDERSYVGTHFRSDDFNKPPYNRYTIIRARFDKWFSDKVKEAGALVICETTVKELLRDDAGKVIGVEVDRTDGRIYANLVILADGVNSTLARKAGFRPELDPRHVALAVKEIHFLPKDVIESRFNIQDEEGVVIEMMGKITHGMMGTGFLYTNSDSISVGVGCLLSDFMAQKITPYQLLEQLKAHSSVAPMLEGGEMKEYAAHLIPEGGYHAIPQIYGDGWMIVGDSGMFVNAVHREGSNLAMTTGRIAAETVIELNREGKAMSAANLARYRARLDDSFVMKDLKKYKDLPEIFDANKQFLTTYPSLLNRSAYDMLKVDGEDKRSKQKDIYRGFRAERGLMGLLGDAYKLWRAFR, from the coding sequence ATGTCCGAAAAATTCGATGTCATCGTGGTCGGCGCGGGCGCCTCCGGCAACGCCGCCGCCTACACCCTGGCCAGGTCCGGCCTCAAGGTGCTGCAGATCGAACGCGGCGAAAGCCCGGGCGCCAAGAACGTGCAGGGCGCCATCCTCTATTCCGATGCGCTGGAGCGCATCATTCCCGATTTCCGCGAGGAAGCCCCGCTGGAACGCCACATCATCGAGCAGCGCATGTGGGTGATGGACGAGCGCTCCTACGTCGGCACCCACTTCCGCTCCGACGACTTCAACAAGCCGCCCTACAACCGCTACACCATCATCCGCGCCAGGTTCGACAAGTGGTTCTCCGACAAGGTAAAGGAAGCCGGTGCGCTGGTGATCTGCGAAACCACGGTGAAGGAGCTGCTGCGCGATGACGCCGGCAAGGTCATCGGCGTCGAGGTGGATCGCACCGACGGCAGGATTTACGCCAACCTGGTGATCCTCGCCGACGGGGTGAACTCCACCCTGGCGCGCAAGGCCGGCTTCCGCCCGGAACTGGACCCCAGGCATGTCGCGCTGGCGGTGAAGGAAATCCACTTCCTGCCCAAGGATGTCATCGAATCGCGCTTCAACATCCAGGACGAGGAAGGCGTGGTGATCGAGATGATGGGCAAGATCACCCACGGCATGATGGGCACCGGCTTCCTCTACACCAACAGCGATTCCATCAGCGTCGGCGTCGGCTGCCTGCTGTCGGACTTCATGGCACAGAAGATCACCCCCTACCAGCTGCTGGAACAGTTGAAGGCGCATTCCTCGGTGGCGCCCATGCTGGAAGGCGGCGAGATGAAGGAGTATGCCGCCCACCTGATTCCCGAAGGCGGCTACCACGCCATCCCGCAAATCTACGGCGACGGCTGGATGATCGTCGGCGACTCCGGCATGTTCGTGAATGCAGTGCACCGCGAAGGCTCCAATCTGGCGATGACGACCGGCCGCATCGCCGCCGAGACCGTCATCGAGTTGAATCGGGAAGGCAAGGCGATGAGCGCGGCCAATCTCGCCCGCTACCGTGCCCGTCTGGACGACAGCTTCGTCATGAAAGATCTGAAGAAGTACAAGGACCTGCCGGAGATCTTCGACGCCAACAAGCAGTTCCTCACCACCTACCCCAGCCTGCTCAACCGCTCCGCCTACGACATGCTCAAGGTGGACGGGGAGGACAAACGCAGCAAGCAGAAGGACATCTATCGCGGCTTCCGCGCCGAACGCGGCCTGATGGGCCTGCTCGGCGACGCCTACAAACTGTGGAGGGCATTCCGATGA
- the nrdR gene encoding transcriptional regulator NrdR, whose protein sequence is MKCPFCDDPNTQVTDTRENEDGDVVRRRRRCMKCDKRFTTYERVDLKMPHIVKRNGNRSEFDHSKLVGSMSLALRKRPVTTEALEAAVDRIEAKLLSLGENEVASEKVGELVMKELKKLDKVAYIRFASVYRNFADVDEFSELVREVQTRPKRGRPANPQPSGPEHDLFGG, encoded by the coding sequence ATGAAGTGCCCCTTCTGCGACGACCCCAACACCCAGGTCACCGACACCCGTGAGAACGAGGACGGTGACGTGGTGCGTCGCCGCCGCCGCTGCATGAAGTGCGACAAGCGCTTCACCACCTACGAGCGGGTCGACCTGAAGATGCCGCACATCGTCAAACGCAACGGCAACCGCAGCGAATTCGACCACAGCAAGCTGGTTGGCAGCATGTCCCTCGCGCTGCGCAAGCGCCCGGTCACCACCGAAGCGCTGGAAGCCGCGGTGGACCGCATCGAGGCCAAGCTGCTGTCGCTCGGCGAAAACGAAGTGGCCAGCGAGAAGGTCGGCGAGCTGGTCATGAAGGAGCTGAAGAAGCTCGACAAGGTGGCCTACATCCGCTTCGCTTCGGTCTATCGCAACTTCGCCGACGTGGACGAATTCTCCGAACTCGTGCGCGAAGTACAGACACGGCCCAAGCGCGGCCGGCCTGCCAATCCCCAGCCCTCCGGCCCTGAACATGACCTTTTCGGCGGCTGA
- a CDS encoding HesA/MoeB/ThiF family protein, giving the protein MNDDQLLRYSRHILLPEIGVEGQEAILAARVLVVGAGGLGSPAAMYLAAAGVGTLVLADGDTVDLTNLQRQILHSETGIGRPKVESGRDTLARLNPLTRVEALAQRLEGAALDEQVALADVVLDCSDNFVTRHAINRACVKHRKPLVSGAAIRFDGQVSVFDLRKPGSPCYHCLFPEGEDVEEVRCAVMGVFAPLTGIIGATQAAEALKLLAGCGETLNGRLLLLDGLAMEWRSVSLGQDAACAVCGQR; this is encoded by the coding sequence ATGAACGACGACCAGTTGCTGCGCTACAGCCGCCACATCCTGCTGCCGGAGATCGGGGTGGAAGGGCAGGAGGCGATCCTGGCGGCGCGGGTGCTGGTCGTGGGGGCGGGCGGGCTGGGGTCGCCCGCCGCGATGTATCTGGCGGCCGCCGGCGTCGGCACCCTGGTGCTGGCCGATGGCGACACGGTGGACCTGACCAACCTGCAGCGCCAGATCCTGCACAGCGAAACCGGGATTGGGAGGCCGAAGGTGGAATCGGGGCGGGACACGCTGGCGCGCCTCAATCCCCTGACCCGGGTGGAGGCACTCGCCCAGCGCCTGGAGGGCGCTGCACTCGACGAGCAGGTGGCGCTCGCGGACGTCGTCCTCGACTGTTCTGACAACTTTGTCACCCGGCATGCAATCAACCGCGCCTGCGTGAAGCATCGCAAGCCGCTGGTGTCCGGCGCCGCGATCCGCTTCGACGGACAGGTATCGGTGTTCGATCTGCGCAAGCCCGGCAGTCCGTGCTACCACTGCCTGTTTCCCGAGGGTGAGGACGTGGAGGAAGTGCGCTGTGCGGTGATGGGGGTGTTTGCGCCGCTCACCGGCATCATCGGCGCCACCCAGGCGGCGGAGGCGCTGAAGCTGCTCGCAGGCTGCGGGGAGACCTTGAATGGTCGCTTGCTGCTGCTCGATGGCCTGGCGATGGAGTGGCGCAGCGTGTCGCTCGGGCAGGATGCCGCTTGCGCGGTGTGCGGGCAGCGCTGA
- a CDS encoding rhodanese-like domain-containing protein: MEFLQQNWHWAALAAASGAWLLVDLVRNKGDRTQISPVEATLLINREDAVVVDVRDEAEFTRGHIPNARHLPLNDLTRRSAELEKFKGRPIILYCASGSRSASALAQLKKAGFDKLHNLRGGMMEWEKAGQPITRKKK; the protein is encoded by the coding sequence TTGGAATTCCTGCAACAGAACTGGCACTGGGCCGCGCTTGCCGCCGCAAGCGGCGCCTGGCTGCTGGTGGACCTCGTCCGCAACAAGGGTGACCGCACCCAGATCTCCCCGGTAGAAGCCACGCTGCTGATCAATCGCGAGGACGCGGTGGTGGTCGACGTGCGCGACGAGGCCGAATTTACCCGCGGCCACATCCCCAATGCGCGCCACCTGCCGCTGAACGACCTCACCCGGCGCAGCGCGGAACTCGAAAAGTTCAAGGGCCGTCCCATCATTCTGTATTGCGCCAGCGGCAGCCGCTCCGCCAGCGCCCTTGCCCAACTGAAGAAGGCCGGCTTCGACAAGCTCCATAATCTGCGCGGCGGCATGATGGAGTGGGAAAAGGCCGGCCAGCCGATTACCAGGAAGAAGAAATGA
- the grxC gene encoding glutaredoxin 3 — translation MSTSSIRMYATAVCPYCVRAEQLLRRKGVTAIDKIRIDLDPARRDEMMELTGRRTVPQIFIGDLHVGGCDDLYELDRSGGLDPLLAKLAG, via the coding sequence ATGAGCACCTCGTCCATCCGCATGTACGCGACGGCCGTCTGTCCCTACTGCGTTCGCGCCGAACAGTTGCTGCGCCGCAAGGGCGTCACCGCGATCGACAAGATCCGCATCGACCTCGATCCGGCGCGCCGCGATGAGATGATGGAGCTGACCGGCCGCCGCACGGTGCCGCAGATTTTCATCGGCGATCTCCACGTCGGCGGATGCGACGACCTTTACGAGCTGGACCGCAGCGGCGGCCTTGACCCGCTGCTTGCCAAGCTGGCGGGCTGA
- the glyA gene encoding serine hydroxymethyltransferase — protein MFSSQDTLAKVDPELWSAIQAENRRQEDHIELIASENYVSHAVMEAQGSQLTNKYAEGYPGKRYYGGCEHVDVVEQLAIDRLKKLFGADAANVQPNSGSQANQAVLMAFAKPGDTIMGMSLAEGGHLTHGMPLNMSGKWFNVVAYGLDEKEEIDYAAMEALAREHKPKIIIAGASAYALRIDFERFARIAREVGAIFWVDMAHYAGLIAAGYYPNPVPHADVVTSTTHKTLRGPRGGIILMKAEHEKAINSAIFPGLQGGPLEHVIAAKAVAFKEAATPAFRDYQEQVIANARVMARVLGEERGLRIVSGRTESHVFLVDLRSKNITGKEAEAVLGSAHITVNKNSIPNDPQKPFVTSGIRIGSPAMTTRGFTEIEAEQIAHLIADVLDAPQDAAVLERVRGKVGELCAKFPVYGS, from the coding sequence ATGTTCTCCTCGCAAGACACTCTCGCCAAGGTCGATCCCGAACTCTGGTCCGCCATCCAGGCGGAGAACCGCCGCCAGGAAGATCACATCGAGCTGATCGCCTCCGAAAACTACGTCTCCCACGCGGTGATGGAAGCCCAAGGCTCCCAGCTCACCAACAAGTACGCGGAAGGCTATCCGGGCAAGCGCTATTACGGCGGCTGTGAACATGTGGACGTGGTCGAGCAGCTCGCGATCGACCGTCTGAAGAAGCTCTTCGGCGCCGACGCCGCCAACGTGCAGCCGAACTCCGGCTCCCAGGCCAACCAGGCGGTGCTGATGGCCTTCGCCAAGCCGGGCGACACCATCATGGGCATGAGCCTGGCCGAAGGCGGCCACCTCACCCACGGCATGCCGCTCAACATGTCGGGCAAATGGTTCAACGTCGTCGCCTACGGCCTCGACGAGAAGGAAGAGATCGACTACGCGGCGATGGAAGCGCTCGCCCGCGAGCACAAGCCGAAGATCATCATCGCCGGCGCCTCCGCCTATGCCCTGCGCATCGACTTCGAGCGCTTCGCGCGCATCGCGCGTGAAGTGGGCGCCATCTTCTGGGTGGACATGGCCCACTACGCCGGCCTGATCGCCGCGGGCTACTACCCCAACCCGGTGCCGCACGCCGACGTGGTCACCTCCACCACCCACAAGACCCTGCGCGGCCCGCGCGGCGGCATCATCCTGATGAAGGCCGAGCACGAGAAGGCGATCAACTCCGCCATCTTCCCCGGCCTGCAGGGCGGCCCGCTGGAGCACGTCATCGCCGCCAAGGCGGTGGCCTTCAAGGAAGCCGCCACCCCGGCGTTCCGCGACTACCAGGAACAGGTCATCGCCAACGCCCGCGTGATGGCGCGCGTGCTTGGCGAAGAACGCGGCCTGCGCATCGTCTCCGGCCGCACCGAGTCCCACGTCTTCCTGGTCGACCTGCGCTCCAAGAACATCACCGGCAAGGAAGCCGAAGCGGTGCTGGGCAGCGCCCACATCACGGTCAACAAGAACTCGATCCCCAACGATCCGCAGAAGCCCTTCGTCACTTCCGGCATCCGCATCGGTTCGCCGGCGATGACCACCCGCGGCTTCACCGAGATCGAAGCCGAGCAGATCGCCCACCTGATCGCTGACGTGCTCGACGCCCCGCAGGACGCGGCGGTCCTCGAACGCGTGCGCGGCAAGGTTGGCGAGCTGTGCGCCAAGTTCCCGGTCTACGGTAGCTAA
- a CDS encoding murein hydrolase activator EnvC family protein has translation MLHLRRSAALGLAALLVVASPQQPVRANEPASDIAERRSDLDDLKRKIRDLQKEMSQTEASRSASANALAEAEREVSRVQRSLRELAAQKQDAERKLALLEAEQREVEARIASRQGELAEWLRRHYMYGGADGVAPLLSTRDPNQLARDAYYLEHLGKARLGLIESLRTDLREKANRAGEIAMRRENLLAVERTQQSRHGELAALQEVRREALAAVSDQLKNQQREVSALRQDEQRLSKLIDTLVQRAREQAARQAAARLAAERQAAAAAAAARARESASSGSTTPQAPRGRRSEPVVGEVRQHAAATPAGVAFSQLRGQLRFPVRGELIGRFGAPRADGGTTWKGVFIRAGNGTEVRAVAAGEVVFSDWLRGYGNLLIVDHGGDYLSVYGNNDALLKVVGDTVAGGEALASVGASGGGPEAGLYFEIRHQGRPVDPLQWVRLN, from the coding sequence ATGTTGCACCTGCGGCGCTCCGCCGCGCTCGGCCTGGCGGCGCTGCTGGTGGTGGCGTCGCCCCAGCAGCCCGTGCGGGCCAACGAACCGGCGTCCGACATCGCCGAGCGTCGCTCCGACCTCGACGACCTCAAGCGCAAGATTCGCGATCTGCAGAAGGAAATGAGCCAGACCGAGGCCTCGCGTTCGGCCTCGGCCAACGCGCTTGCCGAGGCCGAGCGCGAGGTGTCGCGGGTTCAGCGCAGCCTGCGCGAGCTGGCGGCGCAGAAGCAGGATGCCGAGCGCAAGCTGGCGCTGCTGGAGGCCGAACAGCGCGAGGTCGAGGCGCGCATCGCGTCGCGCCAGGGCGAACTGGCGGAGTGGCTGCGCCGGCATTACATGTACGGTGGCGCTGACGGGGTGGCGCCGCTGCTGTCCACCCGCGACCCCAACCAGCTCGCGCGCGACGCCTACTATCTGGAGCATCTCGGCAAGGCGCGCCTCGGGCTGATCGAAAGCCTGCGCACCGACCTGCGCGAGAAGGCAAACCGCGCGGGTGAAATCGCGATGCGGCGCGAGAACCTGCTGGCCGTCGAGCGCACCCAGCAATCACGGCACGGCGAACTCGCGGCCCTGCAGGAGGTGCGGCGGGAAGCGCTGGCGGCGGTTTCGGATCAGCTCAAGAACCAGCAACGCGAGGTCAGCGCGCTCCGGCAGGATGAGCAGCGGCTCTCCAAGCTGATCGACACGCTGGTGCAGCGTGCGCGCGAACAGGCCGCGCGCCAGGCTGCGGCCCGTCTCGCCGCGGAGCGGCAGGCCGCGGCCGCTGCGGCGGCGGCGCGGGCGCGCGAGAGCGCTTCGAGCGGCAGCACGACGCCACAGGCGCCGCGCGGACGGCGCTCAGAACCCGTAGTGGGCGAAGTGAGGCAGCACGCCGCGGCCACGCCCGCCGGGGTCGCGTTCTCGCAGCTGCGCGGGCAATTGCGCTTTCCGGTGCGAGGCGAACTGATCGGACGCTTCGGCGCTCCAAGGGCCGACGGCGGAACCACCTGGAAGGGCGTTTTCATCCGTGCGGGCAACGGCACCGAAGTTCGCGCGGTGGCGGCTGGCGAGGTGGTTTTTTCCGATTGGCTGCGCGGTTATGGCAATCTGTTGATCGTCGATCACGGCGGCGACTACCTCTCGGTGTACGGCAACAACGATGCCTTGCTGAAGGTCGTTGGCGATACTGTTGCCGGCGGCGAGGCGTTGGCCAGCGTCGGCGCGAGCGGAGGCGGTCCGGAGGCCGGACTGTATTTCGAGATTCGCCACCAGGGGCGGCCGGTCGATCCCCTGCAGTGGGTGCGCTTGAACTAG
- a CDS encoding ferredoxin family protein, translated as MNAKAVSIKVEDKLYQNRYLVDAGRPHIQIKDEAVCARCATRQCTVCCPAGCYEDGEGPVVLTTDGCLECGTCRVICTTHRNVEWEYPRGGYGIQFKFG; from the coding sequence ATGAACGCCAAGGCGGTCAGCATCAAGGTCGAAGACAAGCTGTACCAGAACCGCTACCTGGTCGATGCCGGGCGGCCGCACATCCAGATCAAGGACGAGGCGGTCTGCGCCCGCTGCGCCACCCGTCAATGCACCGTCTGTTGCCCCGCCGGCTGTTATGAGGACGGGGAAGGCCCGGTGGTGCTGACCACCGACGGCTGCCTCGAATGTGGCACCTGCCGGGTGATCTGCACCACCCACCGCAACGTCGAATGGGAGTATCCACGCGGCGGCTACGGCATCCAGTTCAAGTTCGGCTGA
- the secB gene encoding protein-export chaperone SecB has translation MTENAQPMFSIEKIYIKDLSLEVPNAPKIFLERDTPQISVQLRTEGNTVDEGLYEVTLTVTVSATLGEDRSVFLVEVAQAGVFQIRNVPPAELEPVMMIGCPNILFPYAREAVSAAVSRAGFQPIVLAPVNFEALYQQQQAAKEGGDVAIQ, from the coding sequence ATGACCGAAAACGCCCAGCCGATGTTCTCCATCGAAAAGATCTACATCAAGGATCTTTCGCTCGAAGTCCCCAACGCACCGAAGATCTTCCTGGAGCGCGACACGCCGCAGATCAGCGTGCAACTGCGCACCGAGGGCAACACGGTGGACGAAGGCCTGTACGAAGTGACGCTGACCGTGACCGTGTCGGCCACGCTTGGCGAAGACCGCTCGGTGTTCCTGGTCGAGGTTGCCCAGGCGGGCGTGTTCCAGATCCGCAACGTGCCGCCCGCCGAACTCGAGCCGGTGATGATGATCGGCTGCCCCAACATCCTGTTCCCGTACGCCCGCGAAGCCGTTTCCGCGGCGGTCAGCCGTGCCGGCTTCCAGCCGATCGTGCTCGCGCCGGTAAACTTCGAAGCGCTCTACCAGCAACAACAAGCTGCCAAGGAAGGCGGCGACGTCGCCATCCAGTAA
- a CDS encoding ArsR/SmtB family transcription factor: protein MNKDNILTLIDKHEHIETAARALKAIAHPLRLKILCVLGEGEACVQDIVEAVGTSQSNISQHLAILRDKGVLQTRKDANRVYYRVGDQRTLQLIVLMREVFCGVAPGID, encoded by the coding sequence GTGAACAAAGACAACATCCTCACGCTGATCGACAAGCATGAGCACATCGAAACCGCGGCGCGCGCGCTGAAGGCCATCGCACACCCGCTGCGGCTTAAGATCCTGTGCGTGCTCGGCGAAGGCGAAGCCTGCGTGCAGGATATCGTCGAGGCGGTGGGCACCTCGCAGAGCAATATCTCCCAGCATCTGGCCATCCTTCGCGACAAGGGCGTGCTGCAGACCCGCAAGGACGCCAACCGCGTTTATTACCGCGTGGGCGACCAGCGCACGCTGCAGCTCATCGTGCTGATGCGCGAAGTCTTCTGCGGCGTCGCGCCCGGCATCGACTGA